A genome region from Deinococcus sp. KNUC1210 includes the following:
- a CDS encoding MarR family winged helix-turn-helix transcriptional regulator has protein sequence MTNPSPSSVPRRAVLSDEEISRFLRGIWRFNQALGQVLKPKLEQQYGIDTKEYYLLHSIARGAVYPKMLADTLHLPFSLVSRHLDTLSKAGLLSRQLDPEDSRRVRLTLTPLGEEVLQGVRDVVHRSASERLRGLDSAGLDLLMQAVDLISGEDDAAPFVTPSAEPLSEVHP, from the coding sequence ATGACGAACCCGTCCCCTTCCTCCGTGCCGCGCCGGGCTGTCCTGAGCGACGAGGAGATCAGCCGTTTCCTGCGCGGCATCTGGCGCTTCAATCAGGCGCTCGGCCAGGTGCTCAAACCCAAGCTGGAGCAGCAATACGGCATCGACACCAAGGAGTATTACCTGCTGCACAGCATCGCCCGGGGCGCGGTCTACCCGAAGATGCTGGCCGATACGCTGCACCTGCCCTTCAGTTTGGTCAGCCGCCACCTCGACACACTCAGCAAGGCCGGGCTGCTGAGTCGCCAGCTCGATCCCGAGGATTCCCGGCGGGTGCGCCTGACCCTGACGCCGCTCGGAGAAGAAGTGCTTCAGGGCGTGCGCGACGTGGTGCACCGCAGCGCCTCCGAGCGGCTGCGCGGCCTGGACAGCGCGGGCCTGGACCTGCTGATGCAGGCCGTTGATCTGATCAGCGGTGAAGACGACGCTGCCCCCTTCGTCACGCCATCTGCCGAACCCCTGTCCGAGGTACACCCATGA
- a CDS encoding MDR family MFS transporter codes for MTTRSDAPTLSAPADPVAAPSPAFIPSFTQQEKTITLVALMVVFLLSALDQTIVSTAMPRIIAQLHGLNLYSWVTTAYLLASTVMVPIYGKLGDLFGRKPILVVGVSLFLIGSALCGMAGEPFLGNLFGGGMVQLIVFRAFQGLGGAALFTSAFAILADMYPPAERAKFGGLFGAVFGLASVIGPAIGGFLTDHGTATLLGYHIEGWRWVFYVNLPLGILSLFMILVKMPSLTHKATGKIDFLGAALIILTTVPLLLALTWGGTTYAWGSARIVGLLALSAVSLLLFLWAETRTKDPILPLELFRLPVFALSNLAAFVIGMAFLGVVMFLPLFMQLVLGISATNSGFSLLPLMLGLILASVLSGTLVARTGKYKPFMIGGGLILLLGVWLLTRIGVGTTQLDLAWRMFVVGMGLGPSQSLYNLAVQNAVPRHQMGVATSSSQFFRQIGSTIGTAIFGALLISNLSVQLPKYLPATMHVDTSSINMGSLMGGSKQNSNDQVAAAVNAQYAQIEKAFRGDAAATAAILANPQTPAELKTSLQNGGLKAKVHVQLVNQAAALERALAGGEAGRQALLKTALPAALKTQLQAIPAAALATPQAAQATAKQVSAALLAQEPQAVEAATTQALAQVKATLTTQAAKVAKQVQDGTKQAFSHSVTAMFGTSIFIILIGFLITLFIPGLPLRQNAPKDGEAAPVAAH; via the coding sequence ATGACCACCCGTTCCGATGCTCCGACCCTCTCCGCGCCCGCCGACCCGGTGGCTGCGCCCTCGCCCGCCTTTATTCCGAGTTTCACCCAGCAGGAAAAGACCATCACACTGGTCGCCCTGATGGTGGTGTTTCTGCTCAGCGCCCTCGACCAGACCATCGTGAGTACCGCCATGCCGCGCATCATCGCGCAGCTTCACGGGCTGAATCTGTACAGCTGGGTCACCACCGCGTATCTGCTCGCCAGCACTGTCATGGTGCCGATCTACGGCAAACTGGGCGACCTGTTCGGACGCAAACCCATTCTGGTGGTCGGCGTCTCGCTCTTCCTGATCGGCTCGGCGCTGTGCGGGATGGCCGGAGAACCCTTTCTGGGTAACCTGTTCGGCGGCGGCATGGTGCAGCTGATCGTGTTCCGCGCCTTCCAGGGGCTGGGCGGCGCCGCGCTGTTCACCAGTGCGTTCGCCATCCTGGCCGACATGTATCCGCCTGCCGAACGCGCCAAATTCGGCGGCCTGTTCGGCGCGGTCTTCGGTCTGGCGAGTGTCATCGGCCCGGCCATCGGCGGCTTTCTGACCGATCACGGCACCGCCACGCTGCTGGGCTACCACATCGAGGGCTGGCGCTGGGTGTTTTACGTCAATCTGCCGCTCGGCATCCTCAGCCTGTTCATGATCCTGGTCAAGATGCCCAGCCTGACGCACAAGGCCACCGGCAAGATCGATTTCCTGGGCGCGGCCCTGATCATTCTGACCACCGTGCCGCTGCTGCTGGCCCTGACCTGGGGCGGCACCACCTACGCCTGGGGCAGCGCCCGCATCGTGGGTCTGCTGGCCCTGAGCGCCGTGAGCCTGCTGCTGTTCCTGTGGGCCGAAACGCGCACCAAAGACCCGATTCTGCCGCTCGAACTGTTCCGCCTGCCGGTCTTCGCCCTGTCCAATCTGGCGGCCTTCGTGATCGGTATGGCCTTTCTGGGCGTCGTGATGTTCCTGCCGCTGTTCATGCAGCTCGTGCTGGGCATCAGCGCCACCAACAGCGGCTTTTCGCTGCTGCCCCTGATGCTGGGTCTGATTCTGGCCTCGGTGCTGTCGGGCACGCTCGTCGCCCGGACCGGCAAGTACAAGCCCTTCATGATCGGCGGCGGCTTGATTCTGCTGCTGGGCGTGTGGCTCCTGACGCGTATCGGCGTGGGCACCACCCAGCTCGATCTGGCATGGCGCATGTTCGTGGTGGGCATGGGTCTGGGGCCGAGTCAGAGCCTGTACAATCTGGCGGTTCAGAACGCCGTACCGCGCCATCAGATGGGCGTGGCAACCAGCAGCAGTCAGTTTTTCCGGCAGATCGGCAGCACCATCGGCACCGCCATCTTCGGCGCACTTCTGATCAGCAATCTGTCGGTGCAGCTTCCCAAGTACCTGCCCGCGACCATGCATGTCGATACCAGCAGCATCAACATGGGCAGCCTGATGGGCGGCAGCAAGCAGAACAGCAACGATCAGGTCGCGGCGGCGGTCAACGCGCAGTATGCCCAGATCGAGAAGGCGTTCCGGGGCGACGCGGCGGCGACGGCAGCGATTCTCGCCAACCCGCAGACGCCCGCCGAACTCAAGACCTCGCTGCAAAACGGCGGCCTGAAGGCAAAAGTCCACGTGCAGCTCGTGAATCAGGCGGCGGCGCTGGAGCGGGCGCTGGCGGGCGGTGAGGCCGGACGACAGGCGCTGCTCAAGACGGCCCTTCCCGCCGCGCTGAAAACCCAGCTTCAGGCGATTCCCGCTGCGGCGCTCGCCACTCCGCAGGCGGCCCAGGCCACCGCGAAGCAGGTTTCGGCGGCGCTGCTGGCCCAGGAACCGCAGGCGGTGGAGGCGGCGACCACCCAGGCACTCGCTCAGGTGAAAGCCACCCTGACGACCCAGGCGGCCAAGGTCGCCAAGCAGGTGCAGGACGGCACGAAGCAGGCATTCTCGCACTCGGTCACGGCGATGTTCGGCACCAGCATCTTCATCATCCTGATCGGCTTCCTGATCACGCTGTTCATCCCCGGTCTGCCGCTGCGCCAGAACGCGCCCAAAGACGGAGAAGCGGCTCCGGTGGCGGCGCACTGA
- a CDS encoding TrkA family potassium uptake protein, protein MGSVRPVWLLLLLALLIGVSSSGYHFIEGWDWSDSLYMTLMVLTTVGFGEVHPLHTAGKAFTNVLMVAGIGLMLYLLSLLAESTLRGVLDPATLKRRKERRLRMLKDHTVVCGYGQVGEAVGAALLSAGRTVIVIDDDPERLALAASHGLHTLEGDATDEEVLKRAGLEKAAALVSVISSDPANLYVVLSARSLMPQLTIIARASDDMAARKMRRAGASEVVNPYQLSGNRIAGLMLAPNLSRFLHGAVASDHFTVREITVPEPDVGRSVEAFGQRCGALVVAVWRDGHPLRAQPGELLRRGDTLLLAGTASEVAAGGR, encoded by the coding sequence ATGGGAAGTGTGCGTCCGGTCTGGCTGCTGCTGCTGCTGGCTCTGCTGATCGGGGTCAGCAGCAGCGGCTATCACTTCATCGAGGGGTGGGACTGGTCGGACAGCCTGTACATGACCCTGATGGTGCTGACCACCGTGGGCTTCGGAGAAGTTCATCCGCTGCACACGGCGGGCAAGGCCTTTACCAACGTGCTGATGGTGGCGGGCATCGGCCTGATGCTGTACCTGCTGAGTCTGCTGGCCGAAAGTACCCTGCGCGGCGTGCTCGATCCGGCGACCCTGAAACGCAGAAAGGAGCGGCGACTGCGAATGCTGAAAGATCATACGGTGGTGTGCGGGTACGGACAGGTCGGAGAGGCCGTGGGCGCGGCGCTGCTGAGCGCGGGCCGCACCGTGATCGTGATCGACGATGATCCGGAGCGGCTGGCACTGGCGGCCTCGCACGGACTGCACACGCTGGAAGGCGACGCCACCGACGAGGAAGTGCTCAAGCGGGCCGGGCTGGAAAAGGCCGCCGCGCTGGTCAGCGTCATCAGCAGCGACCCGGCCAATCTGTATGTGGTGCTGTCAGCCCGCAGCCTGATGCCGCAGCTCACCATCATTGCGCGGGCCAGCGACGACATGGCAGCCCGCAAGATGCGCCGTGCCGGAGCGAGCGAGGTGGTCAATCCCTATCAGCTCAGCGGCAACCGCATCGCTGGCCTGATGCTGGCTCCCAACCTGTCGCGGTTTCTGCACGGCGCGGTGGCGTCCGACCACTTCACGGTGCGCGAGATCACGGTGCCGGAACCGGATGTGGGCCGCAGCGTGGAGGCGTTCGGGCAACGCTGCGGCGCACTGGTGGTCGCCGTATGGCGCGACGGACACCCCCTGCGTGCCCAGCCCGGCGAATTGCTGAGGCGCGGCGACACGCTGCTGCTTGCCGGAACTGCCAGCGAAGTGGCGGCGGGGGGCCGATAA
- the aguB gene encoding N-carbamoylputrescine amidase, whose amino-acid sequence MTTPASVNLAVIQMHMTDTLEDNLSRAEAHVREAARQGANVVLLPELFENLYFCQVEREEYFALAHPVQNHPFLGRFQSLAAELGVVLPVSFFEAAGQAHYNSLATIDADGTLLGVYRKSHIPDGPGYEEKYYFNGGDTGFKVWDTRYGRVGVGICWDQWYPETARALMLLGADFLLYPTAIGSEPAEVETPNNHSMWQRAMQGHAVSNSSYVGAANRIGKEIVGGLEQTYYGHAFIADYTGDIVAEFGADEEGALLHALNLVEARRFRAGMGFFRDRRPELYGPLMTLDGHTRRG is encoded by the coding sequence ATGACCACACCGGCCTCTGTCAACCTTGCCGTGATTCAGATGCACATGACCGACACCCTCGAAGACAATCTCAGCCGCGCCGAGGCGCATGTGCGCGAGGCTGCCCGGCAGGGAGCCAACGTCGTGCTTCTGCCGGAACTCTTCGAGAATCTGTACTTCTGTCAGGTCGAGCGGGAAGAGTATTTCGCGCTGGCCCACCCGGTGCAGAATCATCCGTTTCTTGGCCGATTTCAGAGTCTGGCCGCCGAACTGGGCGTGGTGCTGCCCGTCAGCTTCTTCGAGGCGGCGGGGCAGGCGCATTACAACAGTCTGGCGACCATCGACGCCGACGGCACGCTGCTGGGCGTGTACCGCAAGAGCCACATTCCCGACGGCCCCGGCTACGAGGAAAAATACTATTTCAACGGCGGCGACACCGGCTTCAAGGTCTGGGACACCCGCTACGGACGTGTGGGCGTGGGCATCTGCTGGGATCAGTGGTATCCGGAAACTGCACGCGCCCTGATGCTGCTGGGTGCAGACTTCCTGCTGTATCCGACCGCGATCGGCAGCGAACCCGCCGAGGTCGAGACGCCGAATAACCACTCGATGTGGCAGCGGGCCATGCAGGGTCACGCGGTCAGCAACAGCAGCTACGTGGGGGCCGCCAACCGCATCGGGAAGGAGATCGTCGGCGGTCTGGAGCAGACGTACTACGGTCACGCCTTCATTGCCGACTACACCGGGGACATCGTGGCGGAGTTCGGCGCTGACGAGGAAGGAGCGCTGCTGCACGCGCTGAATCTGGTCGAGGCCCGGCGTTTCAGAGCGGGCATGGGCTTTTTCAGAGACCGCAGACCCGAGCTGTATGGTCCGCTGATGACGCTCGACGGTCATACCCGGCGCGGCTGA
- a CDS encoding PA2169 family four-helix-bundle protein → MLTNEQIGDALRKLSGTLRDGEKGFSEAAENAKDSSLKSMFSELSSQRASMAAQLEPMVTQYGETPREGGSVGAALHRTWLNVRDAITGRDDAAVVAEAERGEDVAKGNYEEVLKEELPADVRSMVEAQYAQVKASHDKVRDLKHSLEAAKS, encoded by the coding sequence ATGTTAACCAACGAACAGATCGGTGACGCCCTGCGGAAGCTCTCGGGAACCCTGCGCGACGGCGAGAAGGGCTTCAGCGAGGCTGCCGAGAATGCCAAGGACAGCAGCCTGAAGAGCATGTTTTCGGAACTGAGCAGCCAGCGTGCTTCGATGGCGGCCCAGCTGGAACCCATGGTGACGCAGTACGGCGAGACCCCGCGTGAAGGCGGCAGCGTCGGTGCAGCGCTGCACCGCACCTGGCTGAACGTGCGCGACGCAATCACCGGGCGCGACGACGCTGCCGTGGTGGCCGAAGCCGAGCGCGGCGAGGACGTGGCGAAGGGCAACTACGAGGAAGTGCTGAAAGAAGAGCTGCCCGCCGATGTTCGCAGCATGGTCGAAGCCCAGTACGCCCAGGTCAAGGCCAGCCACGACAAGGTGCGCGACCTGAAGCACTCGCTGGAAGCAGCCAAGTCTTGA
- a CDS encoding antibiotic biosynthesis monooxygenase — protein MITVMNRIFVNPDHADAFEERFLNRARMVDTMPGFISNQVLRPVAPGDPYIVLTVWNSREDFDAWTTSEAFTQGHARSGTLPKEAFSGPNKLELHEVLQDSSRPDLTPEPRGKPLGGH, from the coding sequence ATGATCACCGTGATGAACCGTATTTTCGTGAACCCCGACCACGCCGACGCCTTCGAGGAGCGCTTTTTGAACCGCGCCCGCATGGTCGATACCATGCCCGGATTTATCAGCAATCAGGTGCTGCGGCCCGTTGCGCCCGGCGACCCCTACATCGTGCTGACCGTGTGGAACAGCCGCGAAGACTTCGACGCCTGGACGACCTCCGAGGCCTTCACCCAGGGTCATGCCCGCAGCGGCACCCTTCCCAAAGAGGCTTTCAGCGGTCCGAACAAGCTGGAGCTGCACGAGGTCCTTCAGGATTCCAGCCGCCCCGATCTGACGCCCGAACCCAGAGGAAAACCGCTGGGCGGACACTGA
- a CDS encoding VOC family protein produces MTAPSPASAFSDLPEARLSQLSLGPVTLTVSDLERSLAYYQDTIGLKVLQRADGSAVLGTSVPLLELHEQTRAKPSSPRHAGLYHFALLLPTRADLGRFVTHLIEEQRAVQGASDHLVSEAIYFQDPDGHGIEVYADRDAASWAWEAGQVRMGTVAADIQGIVEAAGPDRTWRGLPGGTVMGHVHLKVSDLERTRAFYTDLLGLDVVVDMAQQGALFVSQGGYHHHFGLNTWQSRGGAQPQDGEARLLRARVLVPEADLNLLRARLEAGGAAPTDVQNGFEVSDPSGNVLHFGANG; encoded by the coding sequence ATGACTGCGCCTTCTCCTGCCTCTGCGTTCTCCGATCTGCCCGAAGCCCGTCTGTCGCAGCTGTCGCTCGGGCCTGTAACCCTGACGGTCAGCGACCTGGAGCGCAGCCTTGCGTACTATCAGGACACCATCGGCCTGAAGGTGCTTCAGCGGGCTGATGGGTCGGCGGTGCTGGGCACGTCAGTTCCGCTCCTGGAACTGCACGAGCAGACGCGGGCGAAGCCCTCTTCGCCGCGCCATGCCGGGCTGTACCATTTCGCGCTGCTGCTGCCCACCCGCGCCGACCTGGGGCGCTTCGTGACGCATCTGATCGAGGAGCAGCGTGCGGTGCAGGGCGCGTCCGACCATCTGGTGAGCGAGGCGATTTACTTTCAGGACCCTGACGGACACGGCATCGAGGTCTATGCCGACCGAGACGCGGCGAGTTGGGCCTGGGAAGCGGGGCAGGTGCGTATGGGCACCGTGGCCGCCGACATTCAGGGCATCGTCGAGGCCGCTGGACCGGACAGGACCTGGCGCGGGCTGCCCGGCGGCACCGTCATGGGTCATGTTCACCTGAAGGTCAGCGACCTGGAGCGCACGCGGGCTTTCTACACGGACCTGCTGGGGCTGGATGTGGTGGTCGATATGGCGCAGCAGGGAGCGCTCTTCGTCTCGCAGGGTGGCTATCACCACCATTTCGGCCTGAATACCTGGCAGAGCCGGGGTGGAGCGCAGCCCCAGGACGGCGAGGCGCGGCTGCTGCGTGCCCGTGTATTGGTGCCGGAAGCCGACCTGAATCTGCTGCGTGCCCGGCTGGAAGCGGGCGGCGCAGCACCCACGGACGTGCAGAACGGCTTCGAGGTCAGCGATCCTTCGGGGAATGTTCTGCATTTCGGGGCGAACGGCTGA
- the glgB gene encoding 1,4-alpha-glucan branching protein GlgB, producing the protein MTTTLPLTEEHLSKLNGGDLVRPDQLLGAHVTQQGGVTGVRFAVWAPNAQHVSLVGDFNGWNPFSHPMSHPNGGWGFWSIFVPEAQHGQTYKYAITGPNGQTVWKADPYATTSELRPKTASVIWQDQPYFWGDDDWMSTRDQGTHTPISIYEVHLASWMRREDNWYLNYRELAPLLADYVAGLNYTHVELMGVMEHPFDGSWGYQVTGYYAPTSRFGTPEDFKFFVDVLHQRGIGVLLDWVPGHFPTDEIGLANFDGSPLYEYADPRKGFHPDWNTYVFDYGRNEVIMFLIGSALRWLEDYHVDGLRVDAVASMLYLDFSRNEGAWIPNIHGGRENLEAIAFFKRLNSVVHHRAPGAIVVAEESTSFPGVTAPEGLDFDYKWAMGWMNDTLAYMAEDPIYRQYDHHKLTFFDVYRTTEKFVLAVSHDEVVHLKHSLVTKMPGSWYEQRAGLRAFLGLQWTMPGKKLLFMGQEFAQRDEWNHDQSLPWYVLDYPEHRGVHDWVRDLNALYRSHPALHASDHTEAGLAWIAANDTRTSVYAYLRRDEQSGRWVLVVLNMTPVYRPGYWIGVPEAGTYRVLLNSDAGEYGGFGTMQDDLKTCSEEAHGQPQHLKLNLAPNSVLVLELL; encoded by the coding sequence ATGACCACTACGCTGCCCCTGACCGAAGAGCACCTGTCTAAGCTAAACGGAGGCGATCTGGTACGCCCCGATCAACTGCTGGGCGCACATGTGACGCAGCAAGGTGGCGTGACGGGCGTGCGTTTCGCGGTATGGGCACCCAACGCCCAGCATGTCTCGCTGGTCGGCGATTTCAACGGCTGGAATCCCTTCAGTCATCCGATGAGCCACCCGAACGGCGGCTGGGGATTCTGGAGCATCTTCGTGCCCGAGGCACAGCACGGACAGACATATAAATACGCCATTACCGGGCCAAACGGTCAGACCGTATGGAAGGCCGACCCCTATGCCACCACCTCCGAACTGCGGCCCAAGACCGCCAGCGTGATCTGGCAGGATCAGCCGTACTTCTGGGGCGACGACGACTGGATGAGCACGCGTGACCAGGGCACCCATACGCCCATCAGCATCTATGAAGTGCATCTGGCGTCGTGGATGCGCCGCGAAGACAACTGGTATCTGAATTACCGCGAACTGGCCCCTCTGCTGGCCGATTACGTGGCAGGCCTGAATTACACCCACGTCGAGCTGATGGGCGTGATGGAGCACCCCTTCGACGGATCGTGGGGCTATCAGGTCACGGGGTACTACGCCCCCACCAGCCGCTTCGGAACGCCCGAAGATTTCAAATTCTTCGTGGATGTCCTGCATCAGCGCGGCATCGGGGTGCTGCTCGACTGGGTGCCCGGTCACTTCCCCACCGACGAGATCGGGCTGGCGAACTTCGACGGCAGCCCGCTGTACGAGTACGCCGACCCGCGCAAGGGCTTTCACCCCGACTGGAACACGTATGTCTTCGACTATGGCCGGAACGAGGTGATCATGTTTCTGATCGGCTCGGCGCTGCGCTGGCTGGAGGATTACCACGTTGACGGACTGCGGGTGGATGCGGTGGCCTCGATGCTGTATCTCGACTTTTCGCGCAACGAGGGCGCGTGGATTCCCAACATCCACGGAGGACGCGAGAATCTGGAGGCCATCGCCTTCTTCAAGCGGCTGAACAGCGTGGTCCATCACCGTGCGCCCGGTGCAATCGTGGTGGCCGAAGAGAGCACCAGTTTTCCCGGCGTCACGGCTCCCGAGGGCCTCGATTTCGATTACAAATGGGCGATGGGCTGGATGAACGACACCCTGGCCTATATGGCGGAAGACCCGATCTACCGCCAGTACGACCACCACAAGCTGACCTTCTTCGACGTGTACCGCACCACCGAGAAATTCGTGCTGGCTGTCTCTCACGATGAAGTGGTCCACCTGAAGCACAGCCTCGTGACCAAGATGCCCGGAAGCTGGTACGAGCAGCGGGCCGGGCTGCGGGCCTTCCTGGGTCTTCAGTGGACGATGCCCGGCAAGAAACTGCTGTTCATGGGCCAGGAATTTGCCCAGCGCGACGAGTGGAACCACGATCAGAGCCTGCCTTGGTACGTGCTCGATTACCCCGAACACCGGGGCGTCCACGACTGGGTGCGCGACCTGAACGCGCTGTACCGCTCGCATCCGGCGCTGCACGCCAGCGACCACACCGAAGCTGGCCTCGCCTGGATTGCCGCCAACGACACCAGGACGAGCGTGTATGCGTATCTGCGCCGCGACGAACAGAGCGGCAGGTGGGTGCTGGTGGTGCTGAATATGACCCCGGTGTACCGTCCGGGCTACTGGATCGGTGTGCCGGAGGCCGGAACCTACCGCGTGCTGCTCAACTCGGACGCTGGTGAATACGGCGGCTTCGGCACCATGCAGGACGACCTGAAGACCTGCTCCGAGGAAGCACACGGACAGCCGCAGCATCTGAAGCTGAATCTGGCTCCAAACAGCGTGCTGGTGCTAGAACTCCTTTGA
- the hisH gene encoding imidazole glycerol phosphate synthase subunit HisH encodes MGAAVTSDQRPVAVLDYGGGNVHSCHKAFVRAGMDARIIGRPDELEGMAAIVVPGQGHFRQVMEAFDQSGFRAPLLSAAAAGTPIFGICVGMQMLLDASEEAPGVAGLGLLPGTVRRFEPGPGAEKVPHMGWNSIDKVGDSPLLRNLFCPAYTYFVHSYYVPLDVEADAGAITEYGVPFWSVLSQGNIHATQFHPEKSGEVGLAILRRFKEQVLG; translated from the coding sequence ATGGGGGCTGCTGTGACCTCCGATCAGCGGCCAGTCGCGGTGCTGGATTATGGCGGCGGCAACGTTCATAGCTGCCACAAGGCGTTCGTCCGTGCCGGAATGGACGCCCGTATCATCGGCAGGCCCGACGAACTGGAAGGCATGGCCGCCATCGTGGTGCCGGGACAGGGCCACTTCCGGCAGGTGATGGAAGCCTTCGATCAGAGCGGCTTCCGCGCCCCGCTGCTCTCGGCTGCCGCTGCCGGAACACCGATTTTCGGCATCTGTGTGGGCATGCAGATGCTGCTGGACGCCTCCGAGGAAGCGCCGGGCGTGGCGGGGCTGGGGCTGCTGCCCGGCACCGTTCGCCGCTTCGAGCCTGGGCCCGGAGCCGAAAAAGTGCCGCACATGGGCTGGAACAGCATCGACAAGGTGGGCGACTCTCCCCTGCTGCGAAACCTGTTCTGCCCGGCCTACACGTACTTTGTCCACAGTTACTATGTGCCGCTGGATGTCGAGGCAGACGCCGGAGCCATCACCGAATATGGCGTGCCCTTCTGGTCGGTTCTGAGCCAGGGCAATATCCACGCCACGCAGTTTCACCCCGAAAAAAGCGGAGAAGTCGGACTGGCGATTCTGCGGAGGTTCAAAGAGCAGGTATTGGGGTAA
- the hisB gene encoding imidazoleglycerol-phosphate dehydratase HisB, with protein sequence MTAPLPSSPDTSAARRASIHRHTHETDVQVTLDLGSAALPDGNRLQTGHGFLDHMLEQLARHGRLGLSVQATGDLHVEVHHLAEDVGITVGQALAQALGNRQGIERYGSQFIPMDETLAHVVVDLSGRAHLAFEPEKLDVWGTAGDFSHYHLREFLRGLCNHAGITLHVRLLAGREAHHVIEAIMKAFARALRDAVAVTSDSLPSTKGLL encoded by the coding sequence ATGACCGCCCCTCTGCCTTCCAGCCCAGACACTTCAGCTGCCCGCCGCGCCAGTATCCACCGGCACACGCACGAAACCGACGTGCAGGTGACGCTCGATCTGGGCAGCGCTGCCCTGCCGGATGGCAACCGCCTTCAGACCGGGCACGGCTTTCTCGATCACATGCTGGAGCAGCTTGCCCGGCACGGCAGGCTCGGTCTGAGCGTGCAGGCCACCGGAGACCTGCACGTCGAGGTGCACCATCTGGCCGAAGACGTGGGAATCACGGTCGGGCAGGCGCTGGCACAGGCACTGGGCAACCGGCAGGGCATCGAGCGCTACGGCTCGCAGTTCATTCCCATGGATGAGACGCTGGCGCATGTGGTGGTCGATCTGTCGGGCCGCGCCCACCTGGCCTTCGAGCCGGAAAAGCTGGACGTGTGGGGCACGGCGGGCGATTTCAGCCATTACCACCTGCGCGAGTTTCTGCGCGGGCTGTGCAACCACGCCGGAATCACGCTGCATGTGCGCCTGCTGGCGGGCCGCGAAGCTCATCACGTGATCGAGGCCATCATGAAGGCGTTTGCGCGGGCGCTGCGCGACGCGGTGGCCGTGACCTCCGACAGCCTGCCCAGCACCAAAGGTCTGCTGTGA
- a CDS encoding BMP family protein — protein sequence MTAPRLLTAALLLSLSLVGSPGLAQSGSLTVGMALDSGGKNDRSFNQAAWEGAQRAAKDLGVSVKLFEPKTDAKGNATRGAEPLAKAGASLVIGVGFANKDSIVAAAQKYPSAKFAVVDDLPTGANTAGLRFREQEGSFLVGYIAAVTSRTGVVGFVGGQDVPIIHKFQAGYTAGVKFICPSCTVVAAYTGTTPTAWNDPATARKLAAGMQAKGADVIFAAAGGSGAGVVEQVNTSQCLKAKALPAGVTFKPNLFARMPVSMAYEKACAGDTRPAFFIGVDSDQNYLGDDDKNPATLNHGLTSMVKRVDNAVYSIIRDVKKGKPWRTGDQSFGLQNDGVSYALDEYNRSLISTDLQATLKTVTRLIVFGTVKVPTQ from the coding sequence ATGACTGCTCCCCGCCTGCTGACCGCTGCTCTCCTCCTTTCGCTCTCGCTGGTTGGTTCGCCCGGTCTCGCCCAGTCGGGTTCTCTGACAGTCGGAATGGCGCTCGATTCGGGCGGCAAGAACGACCGCTCCTTCAACCAGGCCGCCTGGGAGGGTGCTCAGCGGGCCGCCAAGGACCTGGGCGTGTCGGTCAAGCTGTTCGAGCCGAAGACCGACGCCAAGGGCAACGCCACCAGAGGAGCCGAACCGCTGGCAAAAGCAGGAGCCAGTCTGGTCATCGGCGTGGGCTTTGCCAACAAAGACAGCATCGTGGCCGCTGCTCAGAAGTACCCGTCTGCCAAGTTCGCGGTGGTCGACGATCTGCCCACCGGAGCCAACACCGCCGGGCTGCGGTTCCGCGAGCAGGAGGGTTCGTTCCTGGTCGGGTATATCGCCGCTGTCACCAGCCGTACGGGTGTGGTGGGCTTCGTGGGCGGTCAGGACGTGCCGATCATCCACAAGTTTCAGGCGGGCTATACGGCGGGCGTGAAGTTCATCTGCCCGAGCTGCACGGTCGTCGCGGCCTATACCGGCACCACGCCGACCGCCTGGAACGACCCGGCCACGGCGCGGAAACTGGCAGCGGGCATGCAGGCCAAGGGCGCAGACGTGATCTTTGCGGCGGCGGGTGGCAGCGGTGCGGGCGTGGTCGAACAGGTCAACACCTCGCAGTGCCTGAAGGCCAAAGCGCTGCCCGCTGGCGTCACCTTCAAGCCCAATCTGTTTGCCCGGATGCCGGTCAGCATGGCCTACGAGAAGGCCTGTGCGGGCGACACCCGACCGGCCTTCTTTATCGGCGTGGACAGCGACCAGAACTATCTGGGCGACGACGACAAGAATCCTGCCACCCTCAACCACGGCCTGACCAGCATGGTCAAACGCGTCGACAACGCGGTGTACAGCATCATCCGTGACGTGAAGAAGGGCAAGCCCTGGCGGACCGGCGACCAGAGCTTCGGCCTCCAGAATGACGGCGTCAGCTACGCACTCGACGAATACAACCGCTCGCTCATCAGCACCGATCTTCAGGCCACCCTCAAGACGGTGACGCGCCTGATCGTCTTCGGCACCGTCAAAGTGCCCACCCAGTAA